A genomic region of Raphanus sativus cultivar WK10039 chromosome 6, ASM80110v3, whole genome shotgun sequence contains the following coding sequences:
- the LOC108813853 gene encoding SHUGOSHIN 1 isoform X1, translated as MVRTRTTVLKVDDHAVEGVATNKAKGEKMIMEPLMNSAQRRALGDITNLPNRNIAMNHGANQQQQQSMSLSSKEYAEKLQKENMRLMKALKERNAIIERTGSELQKYRINLQMVQAQNLQLSQTNTRILAEIRTSKDQLKALQHELSCKNGVLMARKLPLETQKPPYKHHDYAAEDKDRANASGGASETVHPKGEDHKAASQSSDGNSLQINEKTNYTSRVSGRPSLDNSEVLDIIGRPGESAQTTNVRRVSLRRQSKRFNIQDVGVSENLNGIHDDQESAAKAGCSASGLSSGSKPEAVELHDTKETTGKSRRVSSRRQSTEAKSQRAIEVSTDPPLRDDIVEASSSVSTELKRESKNKPTGDEAEEMRETYGGRPSRQAAGKIKSYKEVSLKDKMRRDF; from the exons ATGGTGCGAACGAGAACGACGGTGCTTAAAGTCGACGATCACGCCGTTGAAG GTGTTGCTACTAACAAAGCAAAAGGAGAGAAGATGATTATGGAACCTCTGATGAACAGTGCACAGAGAAGAGCACTGGGAGATATCACAAACTTGCCGAACCGAAACATAGCAATGAACCATGGAGCGAATCAGCAGCAACAACAATCTATGTCACTCTCTTCCAAAGAATACGCTGAAAAACTTCAAAAG gaaAACATGAGACTGATGAAAGCCCTCAAGGAGAGAAA TGCAATCATCGAGAGGACTGGAAGTGAGCTGCAGAAATATAGGATCAACTTACAGATGGTTCAAGCACAGAACTTGCAGCTTTCCCAGACCAACACTCGTATCTTGGCG GAGATCAGAACAAGCAAAGACCAA CTTAAGGCACTTCAGCACGAGCTTAGTTGCAAGAACGGGGTACTCATGGCTAGGAAACTGCCGCTTGAG ACGCAAAAGCCTCCGTATAAACACCACGACTACGCAGCAGAAGACAAG GATCGTGCAAACGCTTCTGGTGGGGCTTCCGAAACCGTTCATCCAAAGGGCGAGGATCATAAGGCTG CTTCACAGAGTTCAGATGGTAACTCACTGCAAATAAATGAGAAAACCAACTATACAAG CAGAGTTTCTGGACGGCCAAGTCTTGACAATTCCGAAGTACTAGATATAATTGGTAGACCAGGAGAGTCAGCACAGACAACCAACGTCAGGAG GGTTTCTTTGAGAAGACAGTCTAAGAGGTTCAATATCCAAGATGTGGGCGTGTCTGAAAACTTGAACGGTATACATGATGATCAAGAGTCTGCTGCGAAAGCCGG ATGCTCTGCGAGTGGTCTGTCTAGCGGCTCTAAGCCCGAAGCAGTAGAGCTACATGACACGAAAGAGACAACCGGGAAAAGCAG AAGAGTCTCTTCAAGAAGACAATCTACCGAGGCTAAATCTCAGAGAGCCATCGAAGTATCCACAGATCCTCCGTTGCGCGATGACATTGTTGAGGCATCATCTTCAGTTTCAACAGAGCttaaaagagaatcaaagaACAAACCAACAGGCGATGAAGCAGAGGAGATGAGAGAAACGTATGGTGGAAGACCTTCAAGGCAAGCTGCAGGAAAAATCAAATCATACAAAGAAGTCTCACTTAAGGATAAGATGCGAAGGGACTTCTGA
- the LOC108810989 gene encoding zinc finger protein ZAT5-like, which yields MDTAEEAILVAKEQALIIKGKRTKRQRLQSPIPFSIIPPMSSQEPDAQEKSTSLVSKGKSLNDEINNNNKNDNNILVNGMTSSSSASSFFNNATLKAAADEEDQDMANCLILLAQGHSLPHHKFSHQQPLTRQLMGSCQESGNNNNSNTYRSSSRRFLETSSSNGTTTSGGRAGYYVYQCKTCDRTFPSFQALGGHRASHKKPKATAGLHDLKKSIYNDAVSLHLNNVLTTTPNNNNNNHRSLVAYGKANNNKVHECGICGAEFTSGQALGGHMRRHRGVVVSATTATQTATLALPATANTALTLSPMSFDKMSDGPVQAPVKRARSAVVSLDLDLNLPAPEDENRVNGLSVASKQEHGHEQTQRREEQKSIVLSSAPTLVDCYY from the coding sequence ATGGACACAGCCGAGGAAGCGATACTGGTTGCTAAAGAGCAAGCCTTGATCATTAAAGGGAAGAGGACTAAGAGGCAGCGTCTTCAGTCCCCAATCCCTTTCTCTATTATCCCTCCTATGTCTTCTCAAGAACCGGATGCCCAAGAAAAGTCCACTAGTCTTGTTTCCAAGGGGAAAAGTCTCAATGATGagatcaacaacaacaataagaaTGATAACAACATTTTGGTCAATGGTATGACATCttcatcttctgcttcttcattTTTCAACAATGCGACATTAAAGGCCGCAGCTGACGAAGAAGATCAAGATATGGCTAACTGTTTAATCCTCCTTGCCCAAGGTCATTCTCTTCCACACCACAAATTCAGCCACCAACAACCACTAACAAGACAACTCATGGGAAGTTGCCAAGAATCCGGTAATAACAACAACAGCAATACGTATAGATCTAGCAGCAGGAGGTTTCTAGAGACATCTTCATCAAACGGGACCACGACCAGTGGAGGCAGAGCTGGTTACTATGTTTACCAATGCAAAACATGTGACCGAACTTTTCCATCTTTTCAAGCTCTCGGTGGTCATAGAGCCAGCCACAAGAAGCCTAAAGCCACTGCGGGTCTTCATGACCTCAAGAAGTCTATCTACAACGACGCCGTTTCTCTTCATCTCAACAACGTCCTCACCACAACTCCtaacaacaataataataacCATAGATCGCTTGTGGCCTACGGCAAAGCTAATAACAATAAAGTCCATGAGTGTGGAATATGTGGAGCTGAATTCACATCCGGACAAGCCTTAGGTGGTCACATGAGACGCCATAGAGGCGTGGTGGTATCTGCCACCACAGCCACCCAAACCGCGACATTAGCCCTTCCGGCTACTGCAAACACGGCTTTGACATTGTCGCCTATGTCGTTCGATAAGATGTCTGACGGTCCAGTTCAGGCTCCGGTTAAGAGAGCGAGGAGTGCAGTTGTGTCATTGGATTTAGATCTGAATCTACCAGCTCCGGAAGATGAGAACCGGGTCAACGGATTAAGTGTTGCTTCAAAGCAAGAACATGGACATGAACAAACACAACGGAGAGAAGAACAAAAGTCTATTGTTTTGTCTTCTGCTCCTACATTGGTGGATTGCTATTACTGA
- the LOC108813853 gene encoding SHUGOSHIN 1 isoform X3 has translation MVRTRTTVLKVDDHAVEGVATNKAKGEKMIMEPLMNSAQRRALGDITNLPNRNIAMNHGANQQQQQSMSLSSKEYAEKLQKENMRLMKALKERNAIIERTGSELQKYRINLQMVQAQNLQLSQTNTRILAEIRTSKDQLKALQHELSCKNGVLMARKLPLETQKPPYKHHDYAAEDKDRANASGGASETVHPKGEDHKAASQSSDGNSLQINEKTNYTSRVSGRPSLDNSEVLDIIGRPGESAQTTNVRRVSLRRQSKRFNIQDVGVSENLNGIHDDQESAAKAGCSASGLSSGSKPEAVELHDTKETTGKSRVSSRRQSTEAKSQRAIEVSTDPPLRDDIVEASSSVSTELKRESKNKPTGDEAEEMRETYGGRPSRQAAGKIKSYKEVSLKDKMRRDF, from the exons ATGGTGCGAACGAGAACGACGGTGCTTAAAGTCGACGATCACGCCGTTGAAG GTGTTGCTACTAACAAAGCAAAAGGAGAGAAGATGATTATGGAACCTCTGATGAACAGTGCACAGAGAAGAGCACTGGGAGATATCACAAACTTGCCGAACCGAAACATAGCAATGAACCATGGAGCGAATCAGCAGCAACAACAATCTATGTCACTCTCTTCCAAAGAATACGCTGAAAAACTTCAAAAG gaaAACATGAGACTGATGAAAGCCCTCAAGGAGAGAAA TGCAATCATCGAGAGGACTGGAAGTGAGCTGCAGAAATATAGGATCAACTTACAGATGGTTCAAGCACAGAACTTGCAGCTTTCCCAGACCAACACTCGTATCTTGGCG GAGATCAGAACAAGCAAAGACCAA CTTAAGGCACTTCAGCACGAGCTTAGTTGCAAGAACGGGGTACTCATGGCTAGGAAACTGCCGCTTGAG ACGCAAAAGCCTCCGTATAAACACCACGACTACGCAGCAGAAGACAAG GATCGTGCAAACGCTTCTGGTGGGGCTTCCGAAACCGTTCATCCAAAGGGCGAGGATCATAAGGCTG CTTCACAGAGTTCAGATGGTAACTCACTGCAAATAAATGAGAAAACCAACTATACAAG CAGAGTTTCTGGACGGCCAAGTCTTGACAATTCCGAAGTACTAGATATAATTGGTAGACCAGGAGAGTCAGCACAGACAACCAACGTCAGGAG GGTTTCTTTGAGAAGACAGTCTAAGAGGTTCAATATCCAAGATGTGGGCGTGTCTGAAAACTTGAACGGTATACATGATGATCAAGAGTCTGCTGCGAAAGCCGG ATGCTCTGCGAGTGGTCTGTCTAGCGGCTCTAAGCCCGAAGCAGTAGAGCTACATGACACGAAAGAGACAACCGGGAAAAGCAG AGTCTCTTCAAGAAGACAATCTACCGAGGCTAAATCTCAGAGAGCCATCGAAGTATCCACAGATCCTCCGTTGCGCGATGACATTGTTGAGGCATCATCTTCAGTTTCAACAGAGCttaaaagagaatcaaagaACAAACCAACAGGCGATGAAGCAGAGGAGATGAGAGAAACGTATGGTGGAAGACCTTCAAGGCAAGCTGCAGGAAAAATCAAATCATACAAAGAAGTCTCACTTAAGGATAAGATGCGAAGGGACTTCTGA
- the LOC130496811 gene encoding putative F-box only protein 15, which translates to MASFSTLPLDLTKEILYRTPAESLVRAKATCKQWNDLIKDKRFIYEHWRRSPERFLRADQTVQILDLVNRTRSDSPIPDELQHSISNVMAMVHCDGLMLCVWSDKEYFMFHNIALWNPLTRNFNVVKHKLARMGDNFGIGYDVNKPRGNYKILMFSANHYCEAVVEIYECMSKSWRTLVDSKFDSEAYPWDHGVSIVGNMYWLVKKKTINYIVAFDFSVETFKDICFFHHLPYDNNYLGCFDGDKLSLLHQNQDYPSPIEVWVSGNLAVGNVTFAKYFSVSSSDLPAFHYLTFWAHPVYCIAKHERIITWFTMFSTCLIICEIDEGGVSNRFVTAQHYWDDCIGTFSCGYVYKPSLVPLPC; encoded by the coding sequence ATGGCTTCTTTTTCAACGCTGCCACTCGATTTGACAAAAGAAATACTTTACAGGACTCCGGCAGAGTCTCTGGTCCGAGCAAAGGCGACATGTAAACAGTGGAATGATCTCATCAAGGACAAGAGGTTCATCTACGAACACTGGCGTCGCTCCCCGGAAAGATTCCTAAGAGCTGATCAGACGGTACAAATCTTGGACCTGGTGAACAGAACACGTTCAGACTCACCAATCCCAGACGAGCTCCAACATTCGATATCAAATGTCATGGCCATGGTTCACTGCGATGGACTCATGCTGTGTGTCTGGAGTGACAAGGAATATTTTATGTTCCACAATATCGCCCTTTGGAATCCCCTCACAAGGAATTTCAACGTGGTCAAGCATAAGCTCGCTCGGATGGGTGATAACTTCGGGATCGGATACGACGTTAACAAGCCTCGAGGTAATTACAAGATCTTGATGTTTTCAGCTAATCACTATTGTGAAGCAGTGGTCGAGATATACGAGTGCATGTCAAAATCGTGGAGAACACTTGTTGATTCCAAGTTTGATTCGGAAGCATATCCCTGGGACCATGGTGTCTCTATCGTGGGTAACATGTATTGGCTtgtcaagaagaagactatAAACTACATTGTAGCTTTTGATTTCTCCGTTGAGACATTCAAAGACATATGTTTTTTTCATCATCTCCCTTATGATAATAACTATCTAGGCTGCTTCGATGGGGATAAATTGTCTTTGCTACATCAAAACCAAGACTATCCAAGTCCGATCGAGGTGTGGGTTTCGGGCAATCTGGCTGTTGGGAATGTCACGTTTGCCAAATATTTCAGTGTGTCCAGCTCTGATCTCCCGGCGTTTCATTACCTTACATTTTGGGCTCATCCGGTATACTGCATTGCCAAGCACGAACGTATCATCACATGGTTTACTATGTTTTCTACTTGCTTGATTATTTGTGAAATTGATGAGGGTGGGGTAAGTAATCGATTTGTGACAGCACAACATTACTGGGATGATTGTATTGGCACCTTCAGTTGTGGCTACGTCTACAAACCAAGTCTGGTCCCTCTTCCATGTTAA
- the LOC108813853 gene encoding SHUGOSHIN 1 isoform X2, translating to MVRTRTTVLKVDDHAVEGVATNKAKGEKMIMEPLMNSAQRRALGDITNLPNRNIAMNHGANQQQQQSMSLSSKEYAEKLQKENMRLMKALKERNAIIERTGSELQKYRINLQMVQAQNLQLSQTNTRILAEIRTSKDQLKALQHELSCKNGVLMARKLPLETQKPPYKHHDYAAEDKDRANASGGASETVHPKGEDHKAASQSSDGNSLQINEKTNYTRVSGRPSLDNSEVLDIIGRPGESAQTTNVRRVSLRRQSKRFNIQDVGVSENLNGIHDDQESAAKAGCSASGLSSGSKPEAVELHDTKETTGKSRRVSSRRQSTEAKSQRAIEVSTDPPLRDDIVEASSSVSTELKRESKNKPTGDEAEEMRETYGGRPSRQAAGKIKSYKEVSLKDKMRRDF from the exons ATGGTGCGAACGAGAACGACGGTGCTTAAAGTCGACGATCACGCCGTTGAAG GTGTTGCTACTAACAAAGCAAAAGGAGAGAAGATGATTATGGAACCTCTGATGAACAGTGCACAGAGAAGAGCACTGGGAGATATCACAAACTTGCCGAACCGAAACATAGCAATGAACCATGGAGCGAATCAGCAGCAACAACAATCTATGTCACTCTCTTCCAAAGAATACGCTGAAAAACTTCAAAAG gaaAACATGAGACTGATGAAAGCCCTCAAGGAGAGAAA TGCAATCATCGAGAGGACTGGAAGTGAGCTGCAGAAATATAGGATCAACTTACAGATGGTTCAAGCACAGAACTTGCAGCTTTCCCAGACCAACACTCGTATCTTGGCG GAGATCAGAACAAGCAAAGACCAA CTTAAGGCACTTCAGCACGAGCTTAGTTGCAAGAACGGGGTACTCATGGCTAGGAAACTGCCGCTTGAG ACGCAAAAGCCTCCGTATAAACACCACGACTACGCAGCAGAAGACAAG GATCGTGCAAACGCTTCTGGTGGGGCTTCCGAAACCGTTCATCCAAAGGGCGAGGATCATAAGGCTG CTTCACAGAGTTCAGATGGTAACTCACTGCAAATAAATGAGAAAACCAACTATACAAG AGTTTCTGGACGGCCAAGTCTTGACAATTCCGAAGTACTAGATATAATTGGTAGACCAGGAGAGTCAGCACAGACAACCAACGTCAGGAG GGTTTCTTTGAGAAGACAGTCTAAGAGGTTCAATATCCAAGATGTGGGCGTGTCTGAAAACTTGAACGGTATACATGATGATCAAGAGTCTGCTGCGAAAGCCGG ATGCTCTGCGAGTGGTCTGTCTAGCGGCTCTAAGCCCGAAGCAGTAGAGCTACATGACACGAAAGAGACAACCGGGAAAAGCAG AAGAGTCTCTTCAAGAAGACAATCTACCGAGGCTAAATCTCAGAGAGCCATCGAAGTATCCACAGATCCTCCGTTGCGCGATGACATTGTTGAGGCATCATCTTCAGTTTCAACAGAGCttaaaagagaatcaaagaACAAACCAACAGGCGATGAAGCAGAGGAGATGAGAGAAACGTATGGTGGAAGACCTTCAAGGCAAGCTGCAGGAAAAATCAAATCATACAAAGAAGTCTCACTTAAGGATAAGATGCGAAGGGACTTCTGA
- the LOC130496299 gene encoding putative F-box only protein 15 gives MASSQRSWSLSSLPLDLIEEIFHRTPAESLLRSKPTCKKWRHLIDNKRFIYEHLRRFPEQRRFLRIDETVQVMDPVRRTRSETPIPYELQPLDNIKAMVHCDGVMLCMCSDMGSRFVTLSLWNPLTRHIALIQPSTRFTTSDHYGIGYGIDKYRDGYKILRFSDRRYFEIYYCGTSSWRTLDDAEVDWSVDFRCQGVSVMGNMYWLAHRFFHEEEEEEDEEEDEEEEEVESFILGFDFTAETFMEVWFCPPYNYDDENNYLSCFDGDRLSLLLQDKEVPSVIEVWVSSKLPDDVSFTKYFRVVNPGLPWLRIDRSETASHPVYYIAKSKRIVAWCENVVVLEGGRLPVCTILYEIDEGGVVAQHETERHEDNDYIGTFLCGYVYVPSLVPLP, from the coding sequence ATGGCGTCTTCACAACGTTCATGGTCATTGTCATCGCTGCCACTCGATTTGATAGAAGAAATATTCCACAGAACTCCGGCTGAATCTCTACTCCGATCAAAACCTACGTGCAAGAAATGGCGCCATCTCATCGACAACAAGAGGTTCATCTACGAACACTTGCGTCGCTTCCCGGAACAGAGACGATTCCTGAGAATCGACGAGACGGTGCAAGTCATGGATCCGGTGAGGAGAACACGCTCAGAGACACCAATCCCGTACGAGCTCCAACCTCTAGATAATATTAAAGCCATGGTTCACTGCGACGGGGTCATGTTATGTATGTGTAGCGACATGGGATCAAGATTCGTCACCCTCTCTCTTTGGAACCCCCTCACGAGGCACATCGCGTTGATCCAGCCCTCGACACGTTTCACGACTTCTGATCACTACGGGATTGGTTATGGTATTGACAAGTATCGAGATGGTTACAAGATCCTGAGGTTTTCTGATCGCCGTTATTTTGAGATTTATTACTGCGGGACGAGTTCTTGGAGAACTCTTGATGATGCCGAGGTTGATTGGTCCGTAGACTTCAGGTGCCAAGGTGTCTCTGTTATGGGGAACATGTACTGGCTTGCTCATAGGTTTTTtcatgaggaggaggaggaggaggatgaggaggaggatgaggaggaggaggaggtcgAAAGCTTTATTCTAGGTTTCGATTTCACCGCTGAAACATTCATGGAGGTATGGTTTTGTCCTCCTTATAATTATGATGATGAGAACAATTACTTGAGCTGTTTCGATGGAGATAGATTGTCTTTGCTACTACAAGATAAAGAAGTACCAAGTGTTATCGAGGTGTGGGTTTCAAGCAAGCTGCCTGATGATGTCTCGTTTACCAAATATTTCCGTGTGGTCAACCCTGGTCTTCCGTGGTTACGGATCGATAGATCAGAAACTGCTAGTCATCCGGTGTACTACATTGCCAAGAGCAAACGTATCGTGGCATGGTGCGAGAACGTGGTAGTACTTGAAGGTGGTAGACTTCCTGTTTGCACCATTCTTTATGAGATTGATGAGGGTGGTGTAGTTGCTCAACATGAGACAGAACGACACGAGGATAATGACTATATTGGCACCTTCCTCTGCGGTTACGTGTACGTTCCAAGTCTAGTGCCTCTTCCATGA